One window from the genome of Asterias rubens chromosome 11, eAstRub1.3, whole genome shotgun sequence encodes:
- the LOC117296946 gene encoding fucolectin-like — protein sequence MLAIFAAGFVVVCFGSISHCALTDLPLQGKPSSQSSTAKSSRGPLLSASLALDGKPSLTRFFDHSCTHTDTERDPWWKVDLQSTHCLGEITLINRGDCCGERLDDAAVRAGTNDDIYQNGICGSRVTSAQASILGGLTMITCDPPVVAQYVSVDLVGGSEILSLCEVTVKEYPMKECLPKTTTLAPSVAPVTPIGPTFMRNCMSTLVYTETCMDNQPLASTHAASPMSCFMECRCHDNCTSFDYVITSGRCRFFNAEDWKLVQQSDCLMYKVACGLPKQKCT from the exons ATGTTGGCAATCTTTGCAGCTGGATTTGTGGTTGTTTGCTTCGGCTCAATTTCTCACTGTGCCCTGACAG ATTTACCACTGCAAGGAAAGCCGTCGAGTCAATCATCGACAGCAAAGTCATCCAGGGGACCACTTTTATCGGCGTCTTTAGCTCTTGATGGAAAACCCTCCTTAACAAGGTTCTTCGACCACTCGTGCACACATACAG ATACGGAACGTGATCCTTGGTGGAAGGTGGACTTACAATCGACACACTGTCTGGGAGAAATCACCCTGATCAATAGAGGCGACTGCTGTG GTGAGCGCCTAGACGATGCTGCCGTACGGGCGGGTACAAATGACGACATTTACCAGAACGGCATCTGTGGCTCTCGAGTAACATCTGCCCAAGCATCGATCCTTGGGGGACTCACCATGATTACTTGTGACCCACCCGTTGTAGCCCAGTACGTGAGTGTGGACCTTGTTGGTGGTTCGGAAATACTGTCTCTTTGCGAAGTGACGGTGAAAGAGTACCCGATGAAAGAATGCCTGCCAAAAACAA CCACGTTAGCTCCATCAGTAGCACCAGTCACTCCGATAGGCCCGACTTTTATGAGAAACTGCATGTCGACTTTGGTCTACACAGAAACCTGCATGGACAATCAACCACTGGCTTCAACCCACGCTGCGTCACCGATGTCGTGTTTCATGGAGTGCAGATGTCACGACAACTGCACATCATTTGACTACGTCATCACTTCTGGACGTTGCCGATTTTTCAATGCAGAGGATTGGAAACTTGTCCAGCAGTCGGATTGTTTGATGTATAAGGTGGCCTGTGGTTTACCTAAACAAAAGTGCACGTAG